From one Alicyclobacillus acidocaldarius subsp. acidocaldarius Tc-4-1 genomic stretch:
- a CDS encoding gamma-glutamyltransferase family protein, whose protein sequence is MVKPHWDATTYEFASRRTVVFARRGMVATTQPLASEAGLEVLRRGGNAIDAVVAAAAALAIVEPTSNGIGSDAFAIVWKAGKLYGLNASGHSPERLTREELERRGLRELPTHGWLPVTVPGAPAAWAALVERFGRLPLKDVLAPAAALAREGFPVQPVTAKNWRRAMEAHRGRLTGAAHEPFFRLFAPEGEVPGPGDLFRNPDGARTLEAIASSGGRAFYEGEIADAIDAFARETSGLLTKADLAAYAPEWVDPLSVRYRGFEVWELPPNGQGIVALMALGALDGLDLARMDEADRAHAMLEAIKLSFDVALREVADPRFMRVSPASLVSKDHLEALRAKIGDEAHLPEVERPYYGGTVYLCAADGEGNMVSYIQSNYMGFGSGIVVPGTGVSLQNRGHNFSMDPSHPNALGPRKRPYHTIIPGFLTRGGEPVGPFGVMGGFMQPQGHVQVLAQMLDLARNPQSALDAPRWQWLQGKRVLAEAALGEDVIAKLRARGHEIEVTDDGTPFGRGQVIWRLESGALAGATEPRADGAIAAW, encoded by the coding sequence ATGGTAAAGCCTCATTGGGATGCGACGACGTACGAGTTTGCTTCGCGGCGCACGGTCGTGTTCGCCAGGCGGGGGATGGTTGCGACGACGCAGCCGCTCGCCTCTGAGGCGGGGCTCGAGGTCCTTCGGCGCGGCGGCAACGCCATCGACGCGGTGGTGGCGGCTGCGGCTGCTCTCGCCATCGTGGAGCCGACCTCCAACGGCATCGGCAGCGACGCGTTCGCCATCGTTTGGAAAGCTGGCAAGTTGTACGGCCTCAACGCCAGCGGCCACTCGCCCGAGCGGCTGACGCGGGAGGAGCTTGAGCGCCGCGGACTGCGCGAGCTGCCGACGCACGGCTGGCTGCCCGTGACCGTGCCCGGCGCGCCGGCCGCGTGGGCGGCCCTCGTCGAGCGATTCGGCCGGCTGCCGCTCAAGGACGTGCTCGCGCCCGCCGCGGCGCTCGCCCGCGAAGGCTTTCCGGTGCAGCCGGTGACCGCGAAGAATTGGCGCCGCGCGATGGAGGCGCACCGCGGGCGGCTGACGGGAGCAGCGCACGAGCCGTTCTTCCGCCTCTTCGCGCCAGAAGGCGAAGTCCCCGGCCCAGGAGATCTCTTCCGCAATCCGGACGGCGCGCGCACCTTGGAAGCGATTGCTTCGTCCGGCGGGCGCGCATTTTACGAGGGCGAAATTGCCGACGCCATCGACGCGTTCGCACGCGAGACAAGCGGGCTTTTGACCAAGGCCGATCTCGCCGCCTACGCTCCCGAGTGGGTCGATCCGCTCTCGGTGCGCTATCGCGGTTTCGAGGTGTGGGAATTACCGCCGAACGGCCAGGGCATCGTGGCGCTCATGGCGCTCGGTGCACTCGATGGGCTCGATCTCGCCCGCATGGATGAGGCGGATCGCGCCCACGCCATGCTCGAGGCCATCAAGCTGTCGTTCGATGTGGCGCTGCGCGAAGTGGCAGACCCCCGCTTTATGCGCGTTTCGCCCGCGTCGCTCGTGTCAAAGGACCACTTGGAGGCGCTTCGCGCGAAGATCGGCGATGAGGCACACCTGCCTGAGGTGGAGCGCCCGTACTACGGGGGCACCGTGTATCTCTGCGCCGCGGACGGCGAGGGCAACATGGTGTCGTACATCCAGAGCAACTACATGGGCTTTGGCAGCGGCATCGTCGTCCCGGGGACCGGCGTTTCGTTGCAGAACCGCGGGCACAATTTTTCCATGGACCCGTCGCACCCGAACGCCCTCGGCCCCCGCAAGCGCCCGTACCACACCATCATCCCCGGCTTTCTCACGCGCGGGGGCGAGCCCGTGGGGCCGTTTGGCGTCATGGGCGGTTTCATGCAGCCGCAGGGCCACGTCCAGGTGCTCGCGCAGATGCTCGATCTCGCCCGCAACCCACAGTCGGCGCTCGACGCGCCGCGCTGGCAGTGGCTGCAGGGGAAGCGCGTGCTGGCGGAGGCGGCCTTGGGCGAGGACGTGATCGCCAAACTGCGGGCGCGCGGCCACGAGATCGAGGTGACAGACGACGGCACGCCTTTTGGCCGCGGACAGGTCATCTGGCGCCTGGAAAGCGGCGCTTTGGCAGGGGCGACCGAGCCTCGGGCGGATGGGGCGATTGCCGCGTGGTGA
- the pcp gene encoding pyroglutamyl-peptidase I, whose protein sequence is MDAILVTGFEPFQGEALNPSWEVARSLAGETVGVHYRVIARRLPTVYGRAGEELVSAIREVRPRAVVCLGEAGGRTHVTPERIAINIMDARIPDNAGQKPIDEPIAPDGPAAYFSTLPIRAMVKAMCGAGVPAYISNTAGTFVCNDTFYRLMHFIAAESPGIIGGFIHVPYMTEQVLHKQAPSLPLTTLVAGVRTALAVVASALGPAGVPKC, encoded by the coding sequence ATGGACGCGATATTGGTGACAGGATTCGAACCGTTTCAGGGCGAGGCGCTCAACCCTTCGTGGGAGGTGGCGAGATCGCTCGCGGGCGAGACCGTGGGCGTCCACTATCGGGTGATTGCGCGGCGCCTGCCCACAGTGTACGGCCGGGCCGGAGAGGAACTCGTGAGCGCCATCCGAGAGGTCAGGCCGCGCGCCGTCGTCTGCCTGGGCGAAGCCGGCGGCCGCACGCACGTGACCCCGGAGCGCATCGCCATCAATATCATGGACGCGCGCATCCCGGACAATGCGGGCCAAAAGCCCATCGACGAACCCATCGCGCCGGACGGGCCCGCCGCCTACTTCTCGACGCTTCCGATTCGCGCCATGGTCAAAGCCATGTGCGGCGCCGGCGTTCCCGCGTACATCTCGAACACGGCGGGGACCTTCGTGTGCAATGACACGTTCTATCGCCTGATGCACTTCATCGCCGCAGAGTCGCCGGGCATCATCGGAGGCTTTATTCACGTGCCGTACATGACTGAACAGGTCCTTCACAAACAGGCGCCGTCCCTGCCGCTCACCACCCTGGTGGCAGGCGTCCGGACTGCGCTTGCCGTCGTCGCCTCGGCGCTCGGGCCGGCGGGCGTGCCGAAGTGCTAG